Proteins co-encoded in one Megalops cyprinoides isolate fMegCyp1 chromosome 1, fMegCyp1.pri, whole genome shotgun sequence genomic window:
- the mto1 gene encoding LOW QUALITY PROTEIN: protein MTO1 homolog, mitochondrial (The sequence of the model RefSeq protein was modified relative to this genomic sequence to represent the inferred CDS: substituted 2 bases at 2 genomic stop codons), with product MLVRQLLSRPYSLQFPSLRTACDIAHKKYDVIVVGGGHAGTEAAAAATRVGAETLLITQNIRTIGALSCNPSLGGVGKGHLVREVDSLDGLCGRAGDWAGIHFSILNRSKGPAVWGPRAQLDRDRYRQFIQTELLSTPRLTVLEGSVEELLVLNPNPDHPGQHRVTGVRMVDGGRPVFSSSVVITTGTFLSGSLFMGRTTSPGGRIGDPPSCTGLSHSLRETLGLKTGRLRTGTPPRILKETVQLSLTHTHAPDKQPTPFSFLNKETRCKPEDQLPCYLLYTTPGVERVVMESLHLNTHIQQDTKGPRYCPSIESRVLRFPGRKHQVWLEPEGMTSDLLYPQGLSMTLPPDQQLRLLREIPALQRAEIQTPGYGVQYDFVCPTQLSPSLQVKRVQGLFLAGQINGTTGYEEAAAQGLWAGVNAGRTSLRLPPLSLSRTQSYIGVLIDDLVNRGVTEPYRMFTSRAEFRTALRPDNADLRLSLRGFEEVGCVSLRRYKEAKRVRDILNEALTALQSISMSPPRWRERLGTIRLSENKSTLVSALELLEYKDITFEMLASAFPEHLSAYLEFSQRLKIEAVYRPHCEKQKLEVERIREEESLSLPQDIDYFSLPISLSQEVREVLDRVRPHTLGAATRLQGMTPAAVVHLLNYVRKTERETEEQTYTKASXXERSQKDLHRNAHDIIVKQTVHSYVQTNFILKR from the exons ATGTTGGTAAGGCAGCTACTCTCCAGACCATATTCCCTGCAGTTCCCATCCCTTAGGACAGCTTGTGACATCGCTCATAAGAAGTATGATGTCATTGTGGTGGGCGGAGGCCATGCTGGGACagaggcagctgctgcagcaacCAGGGTTGGGGCAGAGACTCTGCTCATCACTCAGAACATCCGAACTATAG GTGCTCTGTCATGCAACCCCTCCTTGGGTGGTGTGGGGAAGGGCCACCTGGTGCGTGAGGTGGACTCTCTGGATGGGCTTTGTGGACGTGCAGGAGACTGGGCTGGGATCCATTTCTCGATTCTGAACCGCAGCAAGGGACCAGCGGTCTGGGGCCCGCGTGCACAGCTGGACCGTGACCGATACAGACAGTTCATCCAG actGAGTTGCTCTCCACACCCAGGCTGACTGTTCTGGAGGGGTCAGTGGAGGAGCTGTTGGTTTTGAACCCAAACCCAGATCATCCCGGTCAGCACAGAGTCACTGGAGTCCGAATGG TGGATGGAGGCCGGCCTGTTTTCTCCAGCTCTGTTGTCATCACAACGGGCACTTTCCTGTCAGGCTCCCTCTTCATGGGCCGAACCACCTCGCCAGGGGGTAGAATTGGGGACCCCCCTTCCTGCACCGGCCTGTCCCACAGCTTGCGGGAGACACTGGGGTTAAAGACTGGTCGGCTGAGGACTGGAACACCACCTCGCATATTAAAGGAAACAGTGCAGctgtccctcacacacacacatgcccctGACAAACAACCCACACCATTCAGCTTCCTTAATAAAGAAACACGCTGCAAG CCAGAAGACCAGTTGCCCTGTTATCTTCTCTACACCACCCCTGGAGTGGAGAGAGTGGTGATGGAGAGCCTTCACCTCAACACTCATATACAGCAGGACACCAAGGGGCCCAG GTACTGTCCCTCCATTGAATCGAGGGTGCTGCGTTTTCCAGGCCGGAAACATCAGGTGTGGCTGGAACCAGAGggcatgacctctgacctgctcTACCCCCAGGGTCTGTCCATGACCTTGCCACCTGACCAACAGCTACGCCTCCTGAGAGAGATTCCAGCTCTACAGAGGGCAGAGATCCAGACACCTG gTTATGGGGTACAGTATGATTTTGTGTGCCCCACCCAACTGTCGCCTTCTCTGCAGGTAAAAAGAGTTCAAGGACTTTTTCTCGCTGGACAGATCAATGGGACAACTGGGTATGAGGAGGCTGCTGCACAG GGCTTGTGGGCGGGGGTCAATGCAGGCCGAACTTCCCTCCGCttgcctcccctctccctctcccgcacTCAGAGCTACATCGGGGTCCTGATCGATGACCTTGTGAACAGGGGGGTGACTGAGCCGTACCGCATGTTCACCAGCCGTGCTGAGTTCAGAACTGCACTCAGACCTGACAACGCAGACCTGCGGCTCTCTCTTAGAG GGTTTGAGGAGGTTGGCTGCGTGTCTCTCAGGCGTTACAAGGAAGCGAAGAGAGTCAGGGACATTCTGAATGAGGCGCTGACCGCCCTGCAGTCCATCTCCATGTCCCCCccgagatggagggagagactCGGAACGATCAGGCTCAGCGAAAACAAGAGCACGTTAGTAAG TGCTCTGGAGCTGTTAGAGTACAAAGACATCACTTTTGAGATGCTGGCCTCTGCTTTCCCAGAGCACCTTTCAGCTTACCTGGAGTTCTCGCAGAGGCTCAAGATTGAAG CGGTGTACCGCCCCCACTGTGAGAAGCAGAAGCTTGAGGTGGAGAGAataagagaggaagagagtctGTCCCTGCCTCAGGACATAGACTACTTTTCCCTCCCTATCTCGCTCTCCCAGGAGGTCAGAGAGGTGCTGGACCGTGTGCGACCACACACT CTGGGAGCTGCCACCCGTTTACAAGGAATGACCCCTGCTGCAGTTGTTCACCTGCTGAACTATGTCCgcaagacagagagggagacagaggagcaaACCTATACAAAAGCTTCTTGATGAGAAAGGAGTCAAAAAGAtcttcacagaaatgcacatgaCATCATAGTGAAACAGACTGTACATAGTTATGTGCAAAccaactttattttaaaaaggtag